The Pontibacter pudoricolor genome contains a region encoding:
- a CDS encoding N-acyl-D-amino-acid deacylase family protein, which yields MTYDLLITGATIYDGSGKTPYVADVWVNNDTISLIGSQPSASAAKTLDGSGLILTPGFIDAHAHGEPFKTPEFANFLAMGVTTICLGQDGFSPDLSEDSYTSGEPLSSWMNRVDELKPGVNIVMFVGHNTIRMQTGAKYKPEPTEEDFAGMEQLLNEGMDLGCFGMTTGLEYNPGFNCKTPELDRLAKIVGQRGGMIMSHMRSENDATIVPAIEELLSQGKYCPVQISHIKVVYGKGTSRAEEICNLLDDARAKGIKATADFYPYTASYTSIEILFPDWAKLPYNYEEVKATRGEELKQFLKEKIISRNGPEATLLGTGPFKGKTLGQIATELNKPFEEVLCDDIGPYGAFGAYFIMDEALQDTLLKYPNTMLCTDGSPFMNHPRSFGSFAKMIETFVFEKQLFSLEEGIRKMTGLTAETIGIQDRGFIKPGYKADLLLFNPSEIKANATYENPMQRSTGFRFVIVNGKVVKEQENFTGERSGRVLRKPQL from the coding sequence ATGACCTACGACCTGCTGATAACCGGTGCAACCATCTATGATGGATCTGGAAAAACGCCCTATGTTGCTGATGTATGGGTTAATAACGATACAATTAGCCTGATCGGTAGCCAGCCATCGGCATCGGCAGCTAAAACACTGGATGGAAGCGGACTTATACTTACACCCGGTTTTATAGATGCGCACGCCCATGGCGAGCCTTTCAAAACACCGGAGTTTGCTAATTTTCTGGCAATGGGCGTAACTACCATTTGCCTGGGCCAGGATGGTTTCAGCCCCGATTTAAGCGAAGACAGTTATACCTCAGGTGAACCTTTGAGCAGCTGGATGAACCGTGTGGATGAACTGAAACCTGGCGTAAATATCGTGATGTTTGTAGGGCATAATACGATCAGGATGCAGACCGGCGCAAAGTATAAACCGGAACCTACTGAGGAAGACTTTGCCGGAATGGAGCAGTTGCTGAACGAAGGCATGGACCTGGGCTGTTTCGGGATGACGACCGGCCTGGAATACAATCCCGGCTTTAACTGCAAAACTCCTGAACTCGACAGGCTGGCAAAAATTGTAGGCCAGCGCGGGGGTATGATCATGAGCCACATGCGCAGCGAGAACGATGCAACTATAGTTCCGGCTATTGAAGAACTGCTCTCCCAGGGAAAATACTGCCCGGTACAGATTTCACATATAAAAGTGGTGTATGGCAAAGGTACCAGCCGCGCCGAAGAGATATGTAATCTACTGGATGATGCCCGCGCAAAAGGCATAAAAGCTACTGCCGATTTCTACCCCTACACCGCCAGCTATACTTCCATCGAGATCCTGTTCCCGGACTGGGCCAAACTGCCTTATAACTATGAGGAAGTAAAAGCCACGCGCGGCGAAGAGTTAAAGCAATTTCTGAAAGAAAAGATAATTTCCCGCAATGGCCCCGAAGCAACACTATTGGGCACGGGCCCTTTTAAAGGGAAAACCTTAGGTCAGATTGCTACTGAGTTGAACAAACCGTTTGAGGAAGTGTTGTGCGACGACATTGGCCCTTATGGTGCATTTGGCGCCTATTTTATAATGGATGAAGCCCTGCAGGATACCTTGCTGAAATACCCGAACACAATGCTTTGTACGGATGGCAGCCCGTTTATGAACCACCCGCGCAGCTTCGGCTCGTTTGCGAAGATGATCGAGACCTTTGTGTTTGAAAAGCAATTGTTTTCGCTGGAAGAAGGCATCCGTAAAATGACAGGCCTGACTGCCGAAACGATAGGCATACAGGATCGTGGTTTTATAAAGCCCGGTTACAAAGCAGACCTATTACTATTCAACCCTTCAGAAATAAAAGCCAATGCCACGTATGAAAACCCGATGCAACGCTCTACCGGATTCCGGTTTGTTATAGTTAATGGCAAAGTAGTGAAGGAACAGGAAAACTTTACTGGTGAACGGAGCGGCCGTGTGCTGCGAAAGCCACAACTATAA
- a CDS encoding pseudouridine synthase, whose translation MTHRHFIVHKPYGYLSQFVCEHKKKKMLGELHDFPEGTMAIGRLDEDSEGLLLLTTNGKVSEQVRSKHIEKEYYAQVDGLITDEAIKLLQEGVEIGIGGDKYKTLPCAAFRLEQDPGFPQRSRKIRDDRHGPTSWVSITLTEGKNRQVRKMTAAAGFPTLRLVRVRIGDIQLGELQSGEVVEVEDLSMAMASEQILSESGFTGF comes from the coding sequence ATGACGCACCGCCATTTTATAGTACATAAGCCTTATGGTTACCTGAGCCAGTTTGTTTGCGAGCACAAAAAGAAGAAAATGCTCGGCGAACTGCACGATTTTCCGGAAGGAACTATGGCTATAGGTAGATTGGATGAAGACAGCGAAGGCCTTTTATTACTGACCACCAACGGCAAAGTAAGCGAGCAGGTACGCAGTAAGCATATCGAAAAAGAATACTACGCCCAGGTAGATGGCCTGATAACCGACGAAGCCATAAAACTACTGCAGGAAGGCGTAGAAATCGGCATAGGTGGCGATAAGTATAAAACCCTGCCCTGTGCTGCTTTCAGGTTAGAGCAGGATCCTGGTTTTCCGCAACGCAGCCGCAAAATACGTGACGACCGCCATGGCCCTACCAGTTGGGTTTCTATTACCTTAACAGAGGGAAAAAACCGACAGGTCCGCAAAATGACCGCTGCGGCCGGTTTTCCGACACTGCGTTTGGTTCGGGTAAGAATTGGTGACATTCAGTTAGGTGAGTTGCAGTCTGGCGAAGTAGTGGAGGTGGAAGATTTGTCGATGGCTATGGCGTCCGAACAAATTTTGTCTGAATCAGGATTTACTGGATTTTAG
- a CDS encoding sialidase family protein gives MSRSFNTLNSLILAVLLIVGGCNQRTSDMQVTGTAEDQTAPAVRISAEGMSASCPYLTKDEKGNTVLSWVQATDTTGNFLMAYAVSKDGGKTFGNAQTIPTTKGVHPHDENLPKILFRKNGDMIAMFPVSNPNPKNSYAGLVFYTQSFDGGKSWTNAKQLAEDTVNSIDERYFDMEMLPNGEVGVIWLDSRNDTDKEGSSLYFASTNGRNGFVGEKVIDTQLCQCCRTDLYLDEKQELHVAYRGILNDSIRDMMHLVSVDGGKTFANPERISADNWVIDGCPHTGPAMVSNKFGMHYAWFTMGGGSGVYYSQKEAGKTFAPRETISNAPAARHPQLSTFNNGKLAIVWDERGNDSSKPNNYIGLQIRNENGAHLKTSQLTEANGSAVYPVITTINDKDLLVAYTIKKENGNEVWWQLVKPGF, from the coding sequence ATGTCACGATCATTTAATACACTTAATAGTTTGATTTTAGCAGTGCTGCTTATAGTTGGCGGCTGCAACCAGCGCACTTCAGATATGCAAGTTACCGGCACTGCTGAAGATCAGACTGCACCGGCTGTAAGAATCTCGGCAGAAGGAATGTCGGCTTCATGCCCTTACCTGACGAAGGATGAAAAAGGCAATACCGTGCTGAGTTGGGTGCAGGCCACTGATACTACAGGAAATTTTCTGATGGCCTATGCTGTATCCAAAGATGGGGGAAAGACCTTTGGTAATGCGCAAACTATACCCACTACCAAAGGCGTTCACCCGCACGACGAGAACCTGCCAAAAATCCTTTTCAGGAAGAATGGCGATATGATTGCGATGTTCCCGGTTAGCAACCCAAACCCGAAGAACAGTTATGCCGGCCTTGTTTTCTATACTCAGTCTTTTGATGGAGGCAAGAGCTGGACCAATGCAAAACAACTGGCCGAAGACACTGTAAACAGCATCGACGAACGCTATTTTGATATGGAAATGCTGCCAAACGGTGAAGTTGGCGTTATCTGGCTCGACTCCAGGAACGATACCGACAAGGAAGGCTCCAGCTTATACTTTGCCAGCACCAATGGTCGCAATGGTTTTGTTGGAGAGAAAGTGATCGACACGCAACTATGCCAATGCTGCCGCACCGATCTGTACTTAGATGAAAAACAGGAACTGCACGTAGCTTACCGCGGCATCCTGAACGACAGCATCCGCGATATGATGCACCTGGTTTCTGTGGATGGTGGTAAAACGTTTGCGAACCCGGAGCGCATCAGTGCTGATAACTGGGTGATTGATGGCTGTCCGCACACGGGTCCGGCTATGGTTTCGAACAAGTTCGGGATGCATTATGCCTGGTTTACAATGGGCGGCGGCAGCGGCGTATACTATAGCCAGAAAGAAGCCGGAAAAACCTTTGCACCCCGCGAAACTATAAGCAACGCACCGGCAGCAAGGCATCCACAGTTAAGCACTTTTAACAACGGTAAACTAGCTATAGTCTGGGACGAACGCGGCAACGATAGCAGCAAGCCAAACAATTACATCGGCCTACAGATCAGGAACGAGAATGGAGCACACCTTAAAACATCGCAGCTAACCGAAGCAAATGGCAGCGCGGTTTACCCGGTCATCACAACTATAAATGATAAGGATTTACTGGTTGCTTATACTATAAAAAAGGAGAATGGGAATGAAGTGTGGTGGCAGTTGGTGAAACCTGGCTTTTAG
- a CDS encoding TonB-dependent receptor, which translates to MRSLLICVVSLLALCHTAYAQTTTKGQVIDALTKEPLYGVTIRTTQSKTGTITGADGKFNLAATIASDSLVFSYIGYDAQKKPLKNNELLVQLQPSANQLNQVVVSASREASVRTETPVAISAISKEVLLETKAVSLEQVLNKVSGVYMVNLGNEQHTMAIRQPIGYKSLFLYLEDGIPIRATGDFNHNALIEINMGALRNIEVIRGPASSLYGSEAIGGAINFITQAPAQVFTARLQAEGSDKGYRRTDFSASNTFGKLGVYVAGYYAAQRNGIIEHSDFDKLALTLRADYTFNSKTKLISTASLVDYKTDQTGGLDSTRFYSKEYTSQHTFTYRKVNALRLRTTLEQNWNTQHSTQVTAFYRNNAIGQNPFYAIRNVKDNPLKAKGEINEDAFRSFGLIAQHKILFPFLNAQLISGISADYSPATYQAELIDIDRSETGKYTNYSQTGTLLTSYIVDLLNTAAYTQFEINPLERLKAVAALRYDRLDYAFDNHLEPGAYTGAPDEQNGFKSLTPKLGMTYDLGRSMGVYTNYSVGFTPPQITELYRGVQVPTLKPSNYKNYEAGGWISFAQTKGYLDVSVYQLDGKNEIVSVRLEDGSYENQNAGQTRHRGVEYTFKYAPVQTINFRFSGTNAKHSYVEFTEKGTTFDGKEMATAPRFISNTEVCFKPATIKGLRLSLEWQHLGKYYLDAANSEIYKGYDLLNARVGYTVGGLELWTNALNLTNQLYATTADKYSYGKSYRQGAPRTVHIGVGYTFGVRAN; encoded by the coding sequence ATGAGAAGTTTACTGATCTGTGTCGTGAGCCTGCTAGCGCTCTGCCACACTGCCTATGCCCAGACCACAACCAAAGGGCAGGTAATAGATGCTTTAACTAAAGAGCCGCTTTACGGCGTAACCATACGCACCACCCAATCTAAAACCGGAACTATAACCGGAGCCGACGGTAAGTTTAACCTGGCTGCAACTATAGCTTCCGACTCGCTGGTGTTCTCATATATTGGTTATGATGCCCAGAAAAAACCTTTGAAAAACAATGAGCTGCTGGTGCAGCTACAACCGTCTGCAAACCAACTGAACCAGGTAGTGGTATCTGCCAGCCGTGAGGCGTCTGTGCGTACCGAAACGCCAGTTGCCATTAGCGCCATCTCAAAAGAAGTATTGCTCGAGACCAAAGCCGTGTCGCTGGAGCAGGTGCTGAACAAGGTGAGCGGCGTGTATATGGTTAACCTGGGAAACGAGCAGCATACCATGGCTATCCGGCAGCCGATCGGGTATAAAAGTTTGTTCCTGTACCTGGAAGATGGTATTCCGATCCGGGCAACCGGCGACTTTAACCACAACGCGCTGATAGAGATAAACATGGGTGCACTGCGCAACATTGAAGTGATCCGTGGGCCAGCATCGTCGCTGTACGGCAGCGAAGCGATTGGGGGCGCCATTAACTTTATTACACAGGCTCCGGCACAGGTATTTACTGCCAGACTACAGGCCGAAGGCAGCGACAAAGGCTACCGCCGCACGGATTTTAGCGCATCAAATACATTTGGCAAACTGGGAGTGTATGTGGCCGGTTACTACGCCGCGCAACGCAACGGCATTATCGAGCACAGCGATTTCGATAAACTGGCACTAACCTTACGGGCCGATTATACTTTCAACAGCAAAACAAAACTCATATCAACGGCCAGTTTAGTAGATTACAAGACAGACCAGACCGGTGGCCTGGACAGCACCCGTTTTTACAGCAAAGAGTACACCAGCCAGCACACATTTACCTACCGCAAAGTAAATGCGCTGCGCTTAAGAACTACACTGGAACAAAACTGGAACACGCAGCACAGCACCCAAGTAACAGCTTTTTACCGCAATAACGCCATCGGCCAGAATCCTTTTTATGCCATCAGAAATGTAAAAGATAACCCGTTGAAAGCAAAAGGAGAGATCAACGAAGATGCTTTCCGGAGTTTCGGGCTGATTGCGCAGCATAAAATCCTGTTCCCGTTCCTGAACGCGCAACTTATCAGCGGCATCAGCGCAGACTATAGTCCTGCAACTTACCAGGCAGAACTGATTGACATTGACCGAAGCGAAACAGGCAAGTATACTAACTATAGCCAGACGGGCACATTGCTGACCAGCTATATCGTAGACCTGTTGAACACTGCTGCCTACACCCAGTTTGAGATAAACCCGCTGGAAAGACTGAAAGCAGTTGCCGCTTTACGGTACGACCGCCTGGACTATGCATTTGATAACCACCTGGAACCGGGCGCCTACACCGGTGCACCTGACGAGCAAAACGGGTTTAAGAGCCTTACGCCAAAACTGGGCATGACCTACGACCTGGGCAGAAGCATGGGTGTTTACACAAACTATAGCGTAGGTTTTACGCCCCCGCAAATAACAGAACTATACCGTGGCGTGCAGGTGCCAACACTTAAGCCATCAAACTATAAAAACTACGAAGCTGGTGGCTGGATCAGTTTTGCTCAAACCAAAGGCTACCTTGATGTGAGCGTATATCAGCTGGATGGCAAAAATGAGATCGTATCCGTGAGGCTGGAAGATGGCTCTTACGAAAATCAGAATGCAGGACAAACCCGCCACCGTGGAGTAGAATATACCTTTAAATACGCACCTGTTCAAACTATAAACTTCCGGTTTAGCGGCACAAATGCTAAACACTCTTATGTTGAGTTTACAGAGAAGGGAACTACGTTCGATGGCAAGGAAATGGCTACTGCTCCGCGCTTTATCAGCAATACCGAAGTATGTTTTAAACCCGCAACTATAAAAGGCCTGCGGCTAAGCCTGGAGTGGCAGCACCTGGGTAAATACTACCTGGATGCCGCAAACTCAGAAATATATAAGGGCTACGATCTGCTGAACGCACGTGTAGGTTACACAGTTGGCGGACTGGAACTATGGACCAACGCCCTGAACCTGACCAATCAACTATACGCCACCACAGCCGACAAGTACAGCTACGGTAAAAGCTACCGCCAGGGCGCACCAAGAACAGTACACATTGGCGTTGGCTATACTTTTGGAGTAAGAGCCAACTAA
- a CDS encoding magnesium transporter CorA family protein has protein sequence MQQTLFSSAEYGWEWIDIENPNEEELQKLAVKYGLHPASVRDCLQPEHLPKYEIANDVVFIITRIYDAKAHREADTIQELTNKVSIFYHEKFLISIHKYPVPFIAELIEKYTDTQLVITSAGLLTRIVRAALRTFDEPAGKLANDLDYYETKTFLQAKPVSLTKGLYHLKRKVGVSKRILKLSEVILDNLKLLNLSPTEMQDMQDLYVHMVTLYDELNDSTIHLVNTYISLSSQKTNEVMRVLTIFSVFFMPLTFIVGVYGMNFDFMPELHSVYGYPMVIFSMALITLVVYIWFRRKGWL, from the coding sequence GTGCAACAAACGTTATTTTCTTCAGCCGAGTACGGCTGGGAATGGATAGATATAGAGAATCCGAACGAGGAGGAGTTGCAGAAATTAGCCGTTAAGTATGGGCTGCATCCGGCGTCGGTGCGCGATTGCTTGCAGCCAGAGCACTTACCGAAGTATGAGATCGCCAACGACGTGGTTTTTATTATCACGCGTATTTATGATGCAAAAGCGCACCGCGAAGCCGACACCATACAGGAGCTTACCAACAAAGTTTCCATTTTTTATCACGAAAAGTTCCTTATCTCCATTCATAAATACCCGGTTCCGTTTATCGCTGAACTCATAGAAAAGTATACCGATACCCAGCTTGTCATAACATCAGCGGGGTTGCTTACACGTATAGTTCGGGCCGCGTTGCGTACCTTCGACGAACCTGCCGGCAAGCTGGCCAATGACCTGGATTACTATGAGACAAAGACTTTTCTGCAGGCAAAACCGGTTTCGCTTACCAAAGGCCTGTATCATCTGAAGCGGAAAGTAGGTGTATCGAAACGAATTCTGAAACTATCGGAGGTAATACTGGATAACCTTAAACTGTTGAACCTTTCGCCTACTGAGATGCAGGATATGCAGGACCTGTACGTGCACATGGTCACGCTTTACGACGAACTGAACGATAGCACCATTCACCTGGTCAACACTTATATTTCGCTCTCTTCGCAGAAAACGAACGAAGTAATGCGGGTGCTTACCATCTTCTCTGTTTTCTTTATGCCACTTACGTTTATAGTTGGGGTTTACGGGATGAACTTCGACTTTATGCCTGAGCTGCATTCGGTGTATGGTTACCCGATGGTCATTTTTTCGATGGCGCTGATCACGCTGGTGGTATATATCTGGTTCAGGCGCAAAGGCTGGCTCTGA
- a CDS encoding peptide MFS transporter, translating to MSTTKSKHPKGLYYLFFSEMWERFGFYLMLAIFFLYMIDAQNGGLGLSKENASDIFGTFIAFVYLTPFVGGLLADRVLGYRLSISIGGILMALGYIGLALPGDLAMVAALGLIIIGNGFFKPNISTLLGGLYSSPEYQEQKDTGYNIFYMGINVGAFIAPFVASYLRNNYGWGYAFAAAGVGMLLGVVIFWMGNKHYKDADVRKPAAANDMPLMRIFGIVILPAVLAGVLGWVLIPGDIFGSNSTDAFIFGAIPIMVFYGSLWARASSEDKKPIAALLSIFAVVIVFWAIFKQNGTALTTWAEYYTDREMVDGLTGPAGAIGMVQEVDQSTATVPDYDQNFRARTDADGKVITKEGVSPYLNNLPEERWPKDGDSLSLISTELFQSINPFFVILLTPLVVMFFAALRKRGKEPSTPAKIMWGLIITAMSTLVMVGAVYASMNGAEKSSAMWLVGSYAVITVGELFLSPMGLSLVSKLSPPRLTALMMGGWFLATSIGNKLSGVLASMWDKYDHKAYFFLVNCAGSLLAAFAIFLMLKWLRQIVLAHTGKN from the coding sequence ATGTCTACGACTAAATCTAAACACCCTAAAGGCCTCTATTACCTGTTCTTTTCCGAAATGTGGGAGAGATTTGGCTTCTACCTGATGTTAGCTATTTTCTTTCTTTACATGATCGATGCGCAGAACGGCGGACTTGGTCTATCTAAAGAAAATGCATCGGATATCTTCGGTACGTTCATCGCATTTGTCTACTTAACACCTTTCGTGGGCGGGCTGCTCGCCGACAGGGTACTAGGTTACCGGTTATCTATCTCCATTGGTGGTATACTGATGGCGCTTGGTTACATTGGTCTGGCACTGCCCGGCGATTTGGCCATGGTTGCCGCGCTTGGGCTGATCATTATCGGTAACGGTTTTTTCAAACCAAACATTTCAACACTTTTAGGTGGTTTATATTCTTCACCAGAGTACCAGGAACAGAAAGATACCGGCTATAACATCTTTTACATGGGTATAAATGTGGGTGCTTTTATTGCTCCGTTTGTGGCCTCTTACCTGCGCAACAACTATGGCTGGGGTTATGCGTTTGCAGCTGCCGGTGTAGGTATGTTGCTGGGGGTAGTAATTTTCTGGATGGGTAATAAGCATTATAAAGATGCTGATGTACGCAAACCTGCCGCTGCCAACGACATGCCGCTGATGCGTATTTTTGGTATTGTTATTTTGCCTGCTGTTTTAGCTGGTGTATTGGGCTGGGTACTTATACCGGGCGATATTTTCGGTTCTAACTCTACAGATGCGTTCATTTTCGGTGCTATCCCGATCATGGTGTTCTATGGTTCGCTTTGGGCACGGGCATCATCAGAAGATAAAAAACCGATTGCGGCCCTGCTTTCTATTTTTGCAGTAGTAATCGTTTTCTGGGCGATATTTAAACAGAACGGTACGGCCCTTACTACCTGGGCAGAATACTATACCGACCGCGAAATGGTGGATGGCTTAACCGGCCCAGCCGGTGCTATTGGTATGGTACAGGAAGTAGACCAGAGCACGGCCACTGTTCCGGATTATGATCAGAATTTCAGGGCCAGAACCGATGCAGATGGTAAAGTGATCACAAAAGAAGGTGTTTCGCCTTACCTGAACAACCTGCCGGAAGAGCGCTGGCCAAAAGACGGTGACTCCCTGTCGCTCATCTCTACGGAGCTTTTCCAGTCTATTAACCCATTCTTTGTGATCCTGCTTACGCCGCTGGTTGTAATGTTCTTTGCAGCCCTGCGCAAGCGAGGCAAGGAACCTTCAACGCCGGCTAAAATTATGTGGGGTCTGATCATAACGGCCATGAGTACACTGGTAATGGTTGGTGCTGTGTATGCCAGCATGAATGGCGCTGAGAAGAGCTCTGCGATGTGGCTGGTTGGTTCGTATGCTGTTATTACGGTAGGTGAGTTGTTCCTGAGCCCGATGGGATTGTCGCTGGTATCAAAGCTGAGCCCGCCGCGCTTAACGGCCCTGATGATGGGTGGCTGGTTCCTGGCTACTTCTATCGGCAATAAATTATCCGGCGTACTGGCCAGCATGTGGGATAAATACGATCACAAAGCTTACTTCTTCCTTGTAAACTGTGCGGGTTCGTTGCTGGCTGCTTTTGCCATCTTCCTGATGCTGAAATGGCTGCGCCAGATTGTGCTTGCACACACCGGTAAAAACTAA
- a CDS encoding DedA family protein: MMELIQHLISFILHIDQHLVDLLNQYENWIYLILFIIIFCETGLVVTPFLPGDSLLFALGALAALPSSGLNVWFLMGLLIIAAILGDSFNYLTGHKFGRTIYNKDYWFLRQSHLRQAEKFYVKYGGRTIIYARFVPIVRTFAPFVAGMSNMNYKRFLIFNVVGAFVWVVFFIMIGYVFGNLPGVRSNFSLLVLGIIGVSLLPPIYTIVKQRFATSKQA; the protein is encoded by the coding sequence ATGATGGAGCTTATACAGCACCTTATCAGCTTTATACTACACATTGACCAGCACCTGGTAGACCTGCTTAACCAATATGAAAACTGGATATACCTGATCCTGTTCATCATTATTTTCTGCGAAACCGGTCTGGTAGTAACCCCTTTCCTGCCTGGCGACTCGCTTTTATTTGCCTTAGGTGCACTTGCAGCGCTACCATCTTCGGGCTTAAATGTATGGTTCCTGATGGGGCTTCTCATCATTGCGGCCATTCTCGGTGACTCTTTTAATTACCTGACCGGCCACAAGTTCGGGCGCACTATCTATAACAAAGACTACTGGTTCCTGCGCCAGTCGCACCTGCGTCAGGCTGAAAAATTTTATGTAAAATATGGTGGCCGCACTATTATTTATGCCCGGTTTGTACCAATTGTGCGCACTTTTGCTCCGTTTGTGGCTGGTATGAGCAACATGAACTATAAGCGGTTTTTGATTTTTAATGTGGTAGGCGCTTTTGTATGGGTTGTCTTCTTTATCATGATCGGGTATGTTTTCGGAAACCTGCCGGGTGTACGATCAAACTTCTCGCTACTGGTGCTGGGTATAATCGGGGTATCGTTACTGCCACCAATCTATACGATTGTTAAGCAGCGTTTCGCAACCAGCAAACAAGCATAA
- a CDS encoding KUP/HAK/KT family potassium transporter, with protein MSNPSKTSAVSTAGVLISLGIIYGDIGTSPLYVMKAILGIAPVSQVLVYGGISCVFWTLTLQTTIKYVLLTLQADNNGEGGIFSLYTLIRRRASWLIVPAMIGGAALLADGIITPPISVSSAIEGLRILNPNIPTVPIVITILTLIFLMQSFGTEIVGKAFGPIMFIWFTMLGVLGALSLVKHPEVLHAINPYFAYDLLVNYPEGFWVLGAVFLCTTGAEALYSDLGHCGRPNIRLSWGFVKLCLLLNYFGQGAWLMTMEGSVIGENPFYGIMPSWFLIIGIAIATIAAIIACQALISGSFTLISEAIRLNLWPRVKLVYPTNQKGQLYVPSINWLLWLGCVGVVLYFRESEHMEAAYGMAITMSMISTTILMSYFLRVKYKSWVAVTLFLGVYLSIETSFMVANLSKFMQGGWVTVLIASVLLAVMYIWIKAFYIKRSLAEYVRLKDYLPALKELSADETIPKYTTHLVFMTSAPKPKDVETKVIYSIFQKRPKRADIYWFVHVETTDQPFTTEYKVKQLDPTVIRIDFRLGFRVEQRINLFFRKVVEELVANGEVDITSRYDSLSKHNLIGDFRFVVLEKFLSYENDLPIKNRMIMEWYFNIKKYTSSESKWFGLDTSSVKVEKVPLVIRPVKLPELKRIAV; from the coding sequence ATGAGTAATCCTTCTAAAACCAGCGCTGTATCTACGGCAGGTGTTTTAATCTCTCTCGGAATTATTTACGGCGATATCGGCACCTCACCGCTTTATGTGATGAAGGCCATCTTAGGTATTGCCCCTGTGTCACAGGTGTTGGTGTATGGCGGTATTTCCTGCGTTTTCTGGACCCTGACGCTGCAGACAACTATAAAGTATGTACTTTTAACGCTTCAGGCAGATAATAATGGCGAAGGTGGTATTTTCTCGCTTTATACGCTTATTCGCCGGCGTGCGTCCTGGCTTATAGTTCCGGCCATGATCGGGGGAGCCGCTTTGCTGGCCGATGGTATCATTACGCCGCCTATTTCAGTTTCGTCCGCTATCGAAGGTCTGCGGATACTGAACCCGAATATCCCGACTGTTCCCATCGTTATCACCATCCTGACCCTCATTTTCCTGATGCAGAGCTTTGGTACAGAGATAGTTGGGAAAGCGTTCGGGCCGATCATGTTTATTTGGTTTACGATGCTGGGTGTGCTGGGCGCGCTGTCGCTGGTAAAGCACCCGGAAGTTTTGCATGCTATAAACCCCTATTTTGCTTACGACCTGCTGGTAAATTACCCGGAAGGCTTCTGGGTGCTGGGTGCTGTGTTCCTCTGTACGACAGGTGCCGAAGCGCTTTACTCTGACCTGGGCCACTGCGGCAGACCAAACATCAGGTTAAGCTGGGGATTTGTAAAGCTATGCCTGCTACTCAACTATTTTGGTCAGGGTGCCTGGCTTATGACTATGGAGGGTAGCGTGATCGGTGAAAACCCGTTTTATGGGATCATGCCATCGTGGTTCCTGATCATTGGAATCGCCATTGCAACTATAGCTGCCATAATTGCCTGCCAGGCCCTAATTTCAGGTTCCTTTACACTGATCTCGGAAGCCATACGCCTGAATTTGTGGCCCCGGGTAAAACTTGTGTACCCTACCAACCAGAAAGGGCAATTGTATGTACCTAGCATAAACTGGCTCCTTTGGCTGGGTTGTGTTGGCGTAGTGCTATACTTCCGCGAATCGGAGCACATGGAAGCAGCTTATGGCATGGCTATTACCATGTCTATGATATCTACCACCATCCTGATGAGCTATTTCCTGCGCGTAAAATATAAGTCGTGGGTTGCTGTAACGCTGTTTTTAGGGGTATACCTTTCCATCGAAACCTCTTTTATGGTGGCAAACCTGAGCAAGTTTATGCAGGGTGGCTGGGTAACAGTGCTGATTGCGAGTGTGTTGCTGGCAGTAATGTACATCTGGATAAAGGCTTTTTACATAAAGCGCAGCCTGGCCGAATATGTGCGCCTTAAAGATTACCTGCCCGCTCTGAAGGAGTTGAGTGCCGACGAAACGATACCAAAATATACTACCCACCTGGTGTTTATGACGAGCGCACCCAAACCGAAGGATGTGGAGACAAAAGTAATTTACTCTATCTTCCAGAAGCGCCCGAAACGTGCTGATATCTATTGGTTTGTGCACGTTGAAACCACCGACCAGCCTTTTACAACCGAATATAAAGTAAAGCAGCTGGACCCTACCGTGATCCGGATCGACTTCAGGCTTGGCTTCAGGGTAGAACAGCGTATTAACCTATTTTTCAGGAAAGTAGTGGAGGAACTGGTAGCAAATGGTGAAGTGGATATAACCAGCCGCTACGACTCGCTGAGCAAGCATAACCTGATAGGTGACTTCCGGTTTGTAGTGCTCGAAAAATTCCTGTCTTACGAAAACGACCTGCCAATCAAAAATCGCATGATCATGGAATGGTACTTCAACATAAAGAAATACACCAGCTCCGAAAGTAAATGGTTTGGGTTAGATACCAGCTCTGTTAAAGTTGAGAAAGTACCGCTTGTTATCAGGCCGGTAAAATTACCGGAACTAAAGCGCATCGCGGTATAA